A DNA window from Hordeum vulgare subsp. vulgare chromosome 1H, MorexV3_pseudomolecules_assembly, whole genome shotgun sequence contains the following coding sequences:
- the LOC123402713 gene encoding U-box domain-containing protein 10-like, translating into MRTMLATNKEKGVNSWAIDQLKREMEKKGSLDLNIFSKIHDILAHHVDNAGSQSEEPNSQPETLPLENVNSDHLELQHVALLISEISGISKSDIKKITSELIEELENTTVSVSAKLTNGDGQTSDEAKESRDNVKKSDTVAMPEDFRYPISLDLMRDPVIVSTGQVNFYIALRVLLFML; encoded by the exons ATGAGGACAATGCTTGCCACTAATAAGGAAAAG GGTGTTAACAGTTGGGCCATCGATCAGCTTAAAAGAGAAATGGAGAAGAAGGGATCCCTTGATctaaatattttttcaaaaattcatgatatcttaGCTCATCATGTTGATAATGCCGGGTCACAATCTGAAGAACCAAACAGCCAGCCAGAGACATTGCCGTTGGAAAACGTCAACAGTGATCACCTGGAGTTGCAACATGTTGCTTTACTAATTTCAGAAATAAGCGGGATATCTAAATCTGACATCAAAAAAATAACATCTGAGCTAATTGAAGAACTTGAAAACACTACAGTTTCTGTTTCTGCAAAACTGACCAATGGTGATGGCCAAACAAGTGATGAAGCAAAAGAATCACGTGACAATGTTAAGAAGTCTGACACTGTAGCTATGCCTGAAGATTTCCgttacccaatatctcttgacctgaTGAGAGATCCTGTCATTGTGTCAACAGGACAGGTAAATTTTTACATTGCACTTAGAGTGTTACTGTTTATGCTTTAA
- the LOC123420843 gene encoding uncharacterized protein LOC123420843 gives MAATAGAAAEIVREITAVGAAAAEPLRADCLRLARKVSLLTHLVAEVAEAAGEDGTAEPEATAWVADLLRALRIEGGPRTN, from the coding sequence ATGGCGGCAACGGCCGGGGCGGCCGCGGAGATCGTGCGGGAGATCACGGCTGTGGGCGCCGCCGCCGCGGAGCCGCTGCGGGCCGACTGCCTCCGCCTCGCGCGCAAGGTGTCCCTGCTCACGCACCTCGTCGCCGAGGTCGCCGAGGCGGCGGGGGAGGACGGCACGGCCGAGCCCGAGGCGACGGCCTGGGTGGCCGACCTGCTCCGGGCGCTCCGGATTGAAGGAGGGCCACGGACGAACTAG
- the LOC123402734 gene encoding U-box domain-containing protein 10-like, whose product MRTMLATNKEKGVNSWAIDQLKREMEKKGSLDLNIFSKIHDILAHHVDNVGSQSEEPNSQPETLPLENVNSDHLELQHVALLISEISGISKSDIKKITSELIEELENTTVSVSAKLTNGDGQTSDEAKESRDNVKKSDTVAMPEDFRYPISLDLMRDPVIVSTGQVNFYIALRVLLFML is encoded by the exons ATGAGGACAATGCTTGCCACTAATAAGGAAAAG GGTGTTAACAGTTGGGCCATCGATCAGCTTAAAAGAGAAATGGAGAAGAAGGGATCCCTTGATctaaatattttttcaaaaattcatgatatcttaGCTCATCATGTTGATAATGTCGGGTCACAATCTGAAGAACCAAACAGCCAGCCAGAGACATTGCCGTTGGAAAACGTCAACAGTGATCACCTGGAGTTGCAACATGTTGCTTTACTAATTTCAGAAATAAGCGGGATATCTAAATCTGACATCAAAAAAATAACATCTGAGCTAATTGAAGAACTTGAAAACACTACAGTTTCTGTTTCTGCAAAACTGACCAATGGTGATGGCCAAACAAGTGATGAAGCAAAAGAATCACGTGACAATGTTAAGAAGTCTGACACTGTAGCTATGCCTGAAGATTTCCgttacccaatatctcttgacctgaTGAGAGATCCTGTCATTGTGTCAACAGGACAGGTAAATTTTTACATTGCACTTAGAGTGTTACTGTTTATGCTTTAA